The following are encoded in a window of Panicum virgatum strain AP13 chromosome 5N, P.virgatum_v5, whole genome shotgun sequence genomic DNA:
- the LOC120673698 gene encoding crossover junction endonuclease MUS81-like isoform X3, translated as MRPPAPKQPKPALPVPKQLKVQHPENEALSRFFLEKWRAMMQEPDGLSENNYLTIAKANRSLCAAKEPIRTLRDFSKVKGVGQWLSRHMEGFFADSSQDLSSVKGKKTRGPKCYLPRKNTAAYAILITLHRAKIRGKEFMMKQELIDAAEASGLSRDAIGPNKSKAKQSFGKDWYTGWSCMKTLMSKGLVIKRRSPAEYLLSGEGESTARECLSRSGLDDSAGPLTITNAHNASAASQDQTTNYSDEGIICCDSDSEEPYRKNILLKGKGPTTDCGQPDYPVSVSPLSSQGIFELQFSSRMQGPAKFNMLDNDIAFTDEPILAMPPRQSNRNFLEVYEVVFILDDREKFGGRSRKVADNIRSQIQVPVEIRKLPVGDGIWIARHRKDHTEYVLDFIVERKEVLDLDGSIADNRYRDQKLRLKRCGLRKLIYLVEGDPNHPDAPERIKTACFTTEILDGFDVQRTSGFADTQRRYGHLTRSIIEYYDTNFSTYAKTSRVCPTYDEFKRKCCDLEKTTVSDIFALQLMQVPQVTEEAALAVIELYPTPFFLAQAYSTLVGW; from the exons atgcggccgccggcgccaaaGCAGCCGAAGCCGGCGCTGCCGGTGCCGAAGCAGCTCAAGGTGCAGCACCCGGAGAACGAGGCGCTATCTCGATTCTTCCTGGAGAAGTGGAGGGCTATGATGCAGGAGCCGGACGGGCTCTCGGAGAACAACTACCTCACGATCGCCAAGGCCAACCGGAGCCTCTGCGCCGCTAAGGAGCCCATCAGGACGCTGAGGGACTTCTCGAAGGTCAA GGGTGTCGGTCAGTGGCTCTCAAGGCATATGGAAGGATTCTTTGCAGACTCCAGTCAGGATTTGTCTTCCGTAAAAG GAAAGAAAACAAGAGGACCAAAGTGTTATTTGCCAAGGAAGAACACTGCTGCTTATGCAATATTGATCACACTCCATAG GGCAAAGATTAGAGGGAAAGAATTTATGATGAAACAAGAGCTTATTGATGCTGCCGAAGCCAGCGGTCTGTCACGAGACGCGATTGG TCCGAATAAAAGTAAAGCAAAACAGAGTTTTGGGAAGGACTGGTATACTGGCTGGAGCTGCATGAAGACATTGATGTCCAAAGGACTTGTCATCAAGAGGCGTAGTCCAGCAGA GTATTTGTTATCTGGAGAAGGGGAAAGCACTGCTCGTGAGTGCCTTTCACGGTCTGGATTAGATGATTCTGCAGGGCCTTTAACGATAACCAATGCTCACAATGCATCTGCTGCAAGTCAAGATCAAACTACT AATTACAGTGATGAAGGAATCATTTGCTGCGATTCAGATTCAGAAGAACCTTATAGAAAAAACATTCTTCTCAAAG GCAAGGGACCAACTACAGATTGTGGACAGCCAGATTACCCAGTTTCTGTTTCTCCTCTATCATCCCAAGGAATATTTGAGCTGCAATTTTCTAGTAGAATG CAGGGCCCTGCTAAATTCAATATGCTGGACAATGATATTGCTTTCACAGACGAACCTATACTAGCTATGCCACCTCGTCAATCCAATAGAAACTTTCTTGAAGTTTATGAAGTTGTGTTCATATTGGATGATCGTGAAAAATTCGG GGGTCGTTCAAGAAAAGTTGCTGATAACATTCGTTCACAGATCCAAGTACCTGTAGAG ATTAGAAAGTTACCTGTGGGAGATGGTATTTGGATTGCTCGTCATAGGAAAGATCACACAGAGTATGTTCTTGATTTCATTGTTGAAAGGAAAGAGGTTTTGGATTTAGATGGCTCAATTGCAGACAACAGATACCGAGATCAGAAATTAAGGCTCAAG AGATGCGGGCTAAGGAAGCTGATTTATCTTGTTGAAGGTGATCCAAACCACCCAGACGCACCAGAGAGGATTAAAACAGC CTGTTTCACCACTGAGATTCTCGATGGATTTGATGTTCAGAGAACCAGTGGGTTTGCTGATACTCAGAGGAGATATGGCCATCTTACACGTTCAATAATTGAATACTATGATACAAACTTCTCAACTTATGCTAAAACTTCTCGTGTTTGCCCAACCTATGATGAGTTTAAGAGGAAGTGCTGTGATCTTGAGAAAACAACAGTGAGCGACATATTTGCCCTTCAACTTATGCAG GTGCCGCAAGTAACCGAAGAAGCTGCACTAGCTGTTATAGAGCTATATCCAACTCCTTTCTTTCTGGCACAGGCATACTCCACACTTGTAG GATGGTGA
- the LOC120673698 gene encoding crossover junction endonuclease MUS81-like isoform X1: MRPPAPKQPKPALPVPKQLKVQHPENEALSRFFLEKWRAMMQEPDGLSENNYLTIAKANRSLCAAKEPIRTLRDFSKVKGVGQWLSRHMEGFFADSSQDLSSVKGKKTRGPKCYLPRKNTAAYAILITLHRAKIRGKEFMMKQELIDAAEASGLSRDAIGPNKSKAKQSFGKDWYTGWSCMKTLMSKGLVIKRRSPAEYLLSGEGESTARECLSRSGLDDSAGPLTITNAHNASAASQDQTTNYSDEGIICCDSDSEEPYRKNILLKGKGPTTDCGQPDYPVSVSPLSSQGIFELQFSSRMQGPAKFNMLDNDIAFTDEPILAMPPRQSNRNFLEVYEVVFILDDREKFGGRSRKVADNIRSQIQVPVEIRKLPVGDGIWIARHRKDHTEYVLDFIVERKEVLDLDGSIADNRYRDQKLRLKRCGLRKLIYLVEGDPNHPDAPERIKTACFTTEILDGFDVQRTSGFADTQRRYGHLTRSIIEYYDTNFSTYAKTSRVCPTYDEFKRKCCDLEKTTVSDIFALQLMQVPQVTEEAALAVIELYPTPFFLAQAYSTLDGDTHAQEEMLKNKSKKVNAGASRNIFELFCGDGRNIRN, translated from the exons atgcggccgccggcgccaaaGCAGCCGAAGCCGGCGCTGCCGGTGCCGAAGCAGCTCAAGGTGCAGCACCCGGAGAACGAGGCGCTATCTCGATTCTTCCTGGAGAAGTGGAGGGCTATGATGCAGGAGCCGGACGGGCTCTCGGAGAACAACTACCTCACGATCGCCAAGGCCAACCGGAGCCTCTGCGCCGCTAAGGAGCCCATCAGGACGCTGAGGGACTTCTCGAAGGTCAA GGGTGTCGGTCAGTGGCTCTCAAGGCATATGGAAGGATTCTTTGCAGACTCCAGTCAGGATTTGTCTTCCGTAAAAG GAAAGAAAACAAGAGGACCAAAGTGTTATTTGCCAAGGAAGAACACTGCTGCTTATGCAATATTGATCACACTCCATAG GGCAAAGATTAGAGGGAAAGAATTTATGATGAAACAAGAGCTTATTGATGCTGCCGAAGCCAGCGGTCTGTCACGAGACGCGATTGG TCCGAATAAAAGTAAAGCAAAACAGAGTTTTGGGAAGGACTGGTATACTGGCTGGAGCTGCATGAAGACATTGATGTCCAAAGGACTTGTCATCAAGAGGCGTAGTCCAGCAGA GTATTTGTTATCTGGAGAAGGGGAAAGCACTGCTCGTGAGTGCCTTTCACGGTCTGGATTAGATGATTCTGCAGGGCCTTTAACGATAACCAATGCTCACAATGCATCTGCTGCAAGTCAAGATCAAACTACT AATTACAGTGATGAAGGAATCATTTGCTGCGATTCAGATTCAGAAGAACCTTATAGAAAAAACATTCTTCTCAAAG GCAAGGGACCAACTACAGATTGTGGACAGCCAGATTACCCAGTTTCTGTTTCTCCTCTATCATCCCAAGGAATATTTGAGCTGCAATTTTCTAGTAGAATG CAGGGCCCTGCTAAATTCAATATGCTGGACAATGATATTGCTTTCACAGACGAACCTATACTAGCTATGCCACCTCGTCAATCCAATAGAAACTTTCTTGAAGTTTATGAAGTTGTGTTCATATTGGATGATCGTGAAAAATTCGG GGGTCGTTCAAGAAAAGTTGCTGATAACATTCGTTCACAGATCCAAGTACCTGTAGAG ATTAGAAAGTTACCTGTGGGAGATGGTATTTGGATTGCTCGTCATAGGAAAGATCACACAGAGTATGTTCTTGATTTCATTGTTGAAAGGAAAGAGGTTTTGGATTTAGATGGCTCAATTGCAGACAACAGATACCGAGATCAGAAATTAAGGCTCAAG AGATGCGGGCTAAGGAAGCTGATTTATCTTGTTGAAGGTGATCCAAACCACCCAGACGCACCAGAGAGGATTAAAACAGC CTGTTTCACCACTGAGATTCTCGATGGATTTGATGTTCAGAGAACCAGTGGGTTTGCTGATACTCAGAGGAGATATGGCCATCTTACACGTTCAATAATTGAATACTATGATACAAACTTCTCAACTTATGCTAAAACTTCTCGTGTTTGCCCAACCTATGATGAGTTTAAGAGGAAGTGCTGTGATCTTGAGAAAACAACAGTGAGCGACATATTTGCCCTTCAACTTATGCAG GTGCCGCAAGTAACCGAAGAAGCTGCACTAGCTGTTATAGAGCTATATCCAACTCCTTTCTTTCTGGCACAGGCATACTCCACACTT GATGGTGATACCCATGCACAAGAGGAGATGTTGAAAAACAAGAGCAAGAAGGTAAATGCAGGAGCAAGCCGAAACATCTTTGAGCTTTTCTGTGGCGATGGACGAAATATTCGTAACTAG
- the LOC120673698 gene encoding crossover junction endonuclease MUS81-like isoform X2 yields MRPPAPKQPKPALPVPKQLKVQHPENEALSRFFLEKWRAMMQEPDGLSENNYLTIAKANRSLCAAKEPIRTLRDFSKVKGVGQWLSRHMEGFFADSSQDLSSVKGKKTRGPKCYLPRKNTAAYAILITLHRAKIRGKEFMMKQELIDAAEASGLSRDAIGPNKSKAKQSFGKDWYTGWSCMKTLMSKGLVIKRRSPAEYLLSGEGESTARECLSRSGLDDSAGPLTITNAHNASAASQDQTTNYSDEGIICCDSDSEEPYRKNILLKGKGPTTDCGQPDYPVSVSPLSSQGIFELQFSSRMGPAKFNMLDNDIAFTDEPILAMPPRQSNRNFLEVYEVVFILDDREKFGGRSRKVADNIRSQIQVPVEIRKLPVGDGIWIARHRKDHTEYVLDFIVERKEVLDLDGSIADNRYRDQKLRLKRCGLRKLIYLVEGDPNHPDAPERIKTACFTTEILDGFDVQRTSGFADTQRRYGHLTRSIIEYYDTNFSTYAKTSRVCPTYDEFKRKCCDLEKTTVSDIFALQLMQVPQVTEEAALAVIELYPTPFFLAQAYSTLDGDTHAQEEMLKNKSKKVNAGASRNIFELFCGDGRNIRN; encoded by the exons atgcggccgccggcgccaaaGCAGCCGAAGCCGGCGCTGCCGGTGCCGAAGCAGCTCAAGGTGCAGCACCCGGAGAACGAGGCGCTATCTCGATTCTTCCTGGAGAAGTGGAGGGCTATGATGCAGGAGCCGGACGGGCTCTCGGAGAACAACTACCTCACGATCGCCAAGGCCAACCGGAGCCTCTGCGCCGCTAAGGAGCCCATCAGGACGCTGAGGGACTTCTCGAAGGTCAA GGGTGTCGGTCAGTGGCTCTCAAGGCATATGGAAGGATTCTTTGCAGACTCCAGTCAGGATTTGTCTTCCGTAAAAG GAAAGAAAACAAGAGGACCAAAGTGTTATTTGCCAAGGAAGAACACTGCTGCTTATGCAATATTGATCACACTCCATAG GGCAAAGATTAGAGGGAAAGAATTTATGATGAAACAAGAGCTTATTGATGCTGCCGAAGCCAGCGGTCTGTCACGAGACGCGATTGG TCCGAATAAAAGTAAAGCAAAACAGAGTTTTGGGAAGGACTGGTATACTGGCTGGAGCTGCATGAAGACATTGATGTCCAAAGGACTTGTCATCAAGAGGCGTAGTCCAGCAGA GTATTTGTTATCTGGAGAAGGGGAAAGCACTGCTCGTGAGTGCCTTTCACGGTCTGGATTAGATGATTCTGCAGGGCCTTTAACGATAACCAATGCTCACAATGCATCTGCTGCAAGTCAAGATCAAACTACT AATTACAGTGATGAAGGAATCATTTGCTGCGATTCAGATTCAGAAGAACCTTATAGAAAAAACATTCTTCTCAAAG GCAAGGGACCAACTACAGATTGTGGACAGCCAGATTACCCAGTTTCTGTTTCTCCTCTATCATCCCAAGGAATATTTGAGCTGCAATTTTCTAGTAGAATG GGCCCTGCTAAATTCAATATGCTGGACAATGATATTGCTTTCACAGACGAACCTATACTAGCTATGCCACCTCGTCAATCCAATAGAAACTTTCTTGAAGTTTATGAAGTTGTGTTCATATTGGATGATCGTGAAAAATTCGG GGGTCGTTCAAGAAAAGTTGCTGATAACATTCGTTCACAGATCCAAGTACCTGTAGAG ATTAGAAAGTTACCTGTGGGAGATGGTATTTGGATTGCTCGTCATAGGAAAGATCACACAGAGTATGTTCTTGATTTCATTGTTGAAAGGAAAGAGGTTTTGGATTTAGATGGCTCAATTGCAGACAACAGATACCGAGATCAGAAATTAAGGCTCAAG AGATGCGGGCTAAGGAAGCTGATTTATCTTGTTGAAGGTGATCCAAACCACCCAGACGCACCAGAGAGGATTAAAACAGC CTGTTTCACCACTGAGATTCTCGATGGATTTGATGTTCAGAGAACCAGTGGGTTTGCTGATACTCAGAGGAGATATGGCCATCTTACACGTTCAATAATTGAATACTATGATACAAACTTCTCAACTTATGCTAAAACTTCTCGTGTTTGCCCAACCTATGATGAGTTTAAGAGGAAGTGCTGTGATCTTGAGAAAACAACAGTGAGCGACATATTTGCCCTTCAACTTATGCAG GTGCCGCAAGTAACCGAAGAAGCTGCACTAGCTGTTATAGAGCTATATCCAACTCCTTTCTTTCTGGCACAGGCATACTCCACACTT GATGGTGATACCCATGCACAAGAGGAGATGTTGAAAAACAAGAGCAAGAAGGTAAATGCAGGAGCAAGCCGAAACATCTTTGAGCTTTTCTGTGGCGATGGACGAAATATTCGTAACTAG